The DNA sequence GGGATCCCCGGGAACCAGTTGGTGATGCTGTGGATCGGCGCCGCCAACCGCGACCCGCGCCGGTTCGCGAACCCGGACGTCCTCGACATCACCCGGGACCCCAACCCGCACCTGGGCTTCGGCCGCGGCGTCCACTTCTGCCTCGGCGCGCCGCTGGCCCGGCTCGAAGGACGGCTCGCGCTCGACGTCCTGCTCGACCGCTTCCCGCGGCTGCGCACGGACCCCGACCGGCCGCCGACGTTCCTGCCCTCCCCGAACCTCACCGGCGTGCAGTCCCTGCCGCTGCTCACCGACTGACAAGGAGACCACCATGGCGATCACCGCCACCGGTCTGCGCAAGTCCTACGGCGACCACGTCGTGCTCGACGGCCTCGACCTGCGGGTGGCGCGCGGCTCGGTGTTCGCGCTGCTCGGACCCAACGGCGCGGGCAAGACGACGACCGTGCAGATCCTGTCCACCCTCATCACCCCCGACGGCGGCCGGGCGACCGTCGCGGGCCACGACCTGCTCGGCGACCCGGCGGGCGTCCGCGCGGCCATCGGCGTCACCGGCCAGTTCTCCGCCGTGGACACCCTGCTCACCGGCGAGGAGAACCTGCGGCTGATGGCGGACCTCGCCCACCTGGACCGCCGCGAGGGCCGCCGCACGACCGCCCGACTGCTGGAGCGGTTCGACCTGGTGGACGCGGCGCGCAAGCCCGCCGCCACCTACTCCGGCGGCATGCGCCGGCGCCTGGACCTGGCGATGACGCTGGTCGGCGGCCCGGAGCTGATCTTCCTGGACGAGCCGACCACGGGCCTGGACCCCCGCAGCAGGCACACCATGTGGGAGGTCATCCGGGACCTGGTCGCGGACGGCGTCACCATCTTCCTCACCACGCAGTACCTGGAGGAGGCCGACCAGCTCGCGGACCGGATCGCCGTGCTCGACGGCGGCCGGCTGGTCGCCGAGGGCACCGCGGCCGAGCTGAAGCGGCTGATCCCGGGCGGGCACGTGCGGTTGCGGTTCGCCGACGCGCACACGCTCGACCTGGCCGCCAAGGCGCTCGGCGGTCCGGCCCGCGACGACGCGAACCTGACCCTGGACGTGCCCGGTGACGGTGGCGTGCACCAGTTGCGGGCCCTGCTCGACCGGCTGGACGACGCCGCGGTCGACGTGCAGGACCTGTCCGTGCACACGCCCGACCTCGACGACGTCTTCTTCGCCCTGACCACCGAGAGGACCGCGCAGCGATGAGCACCCTCGCCATCCGCGACACGACCACGATGCTGCGCCGCAACCTGCGGCACATGCAGCGCTTCCCGATGATGTCGATCGGCACGATCGGCATGCCGGTGCTGATGATGCTGCTGTTCGTGCACGTCTTCGGCGGCTCGCTCGGCGCGGCGCTGCCCGGTGGCGCGTCCTATGTGGACTACCTGGTGCCGGGCATCCTCGTGATGGCCGTCGGCTCGGGCGCCGCGTGGACGTCGATCAACATCAACACCGACATGGGCGAGGGCATCATCGCCCGGTTCCGCACCATGGCCATCTCCCGGTACTCGGTGCTGACCGGGCAGGCGTTGAGCAGCCTGCTGAACACGGTGGTCAGCCTGGCGGCGGTGACCGGGCTGGCGCTGCTGAGCGGTTTCCGCCCGGCGGCCGACCTCGGCGGC is a window from the Saccharothrix saharensis genome containing:
- a CDS encoding ABC transporter permease, whose product is MSTLAIRDTTTMLRRNLRHMQRFPMMSIGTIGMPVLMMLLFVHVFGGSLGAALPGGASYVDYLVPGILVMAVGSGAAWTSININTDMGEGIIARFRTMAISRYSVLTGQALSSLLNTVVSLAAVTGLALLSGFRPAADLGGWLLAAGLLVLLALAFTWLGIAFGIGAKTVAGANTSTLPLQFLPFVSSAFVPTDSMSSGLAWVAENQPFTPITDTLRGLLIGTPIGDSGYWAVGWCLVITAAGYARARVLYNRDPSR
- a CDS encoding ATP-binding cassette domain-containing protein; translation: MAITATGLRKSYGDHVVLDGLDLRVARGSVFALLGPNGAGKTTTVQILSTLITPDGGRATVAGHDLLGDPAGVRAAIGVTGQFSAVDTLLTGEENLRLMADLAHLDRREGRRTTARLLERFDLVDAARKPAATYSGGMRRRLDLAMTLVGGPELIFLDEPTTGLDPRSRHTMWEVIRDLVADGVTIFLTTQYLEEADQLADRIAVLDGGRLVAEGTAAELKRLIPGGHVRLRFADAHTLDLAAKALGGPARDDANLTLDVPGDGGVHQLRALLDRLDDAAVDVQDLSVHTPDLDDVFFALTTERTAQR